In Mytilus galloprovincialis chromosome 1, xbMytGall1.hap1.1, whole genome shotgun sequence, the following are encoded in one genomic region:
- the LOC143082352 gene encoding tubulin beta-4 chain-like isoform X1, translating into MREIVHIQAGQCGNQIGSKFWEVISDEHGIDPIGEYRGDSDLQLERISVYFSEANGNRYVPRAVLVDLEPGTMDSVRSGPFGQLFRPDNFVFGQSGAGNNWAKGHYTEGAELVENVVDVVRREVETCDCLQGFQLTHSLGGGTGSGMGTLLINKIREEYPDRIMVTFSVMPSPKVSDTVVEPYNATLSVHQLVENTDETFCIDNEALYDICFRTLKLTTPTYGDLNHLVSAAMSGITTCLRFPGQLNADLRKLAVNMVPFPRLHFFMPGFVPLTSRGSQQYRALSVPELTQQMFDAKNMMTACDPRHGRYLTVACIFRGRMSMKEVDEQMLNIQNKNSSYFVEWIPNNVKTAVCDIPPRGLKMSATFIGNSTAIQEIFKRISEQFTAMFRRKAFLHWYTGEGMDEMEFTEAESNMNDLVSEYQQYQDATADEQDFDEGEEEEDGEM; encoded by the exons TTCTGGGAAGTCATTTCAGACGAGCATGGCATAGATCCAATTGGAGAATATCGTGGCGATTCTGATCTACAACTTGAGAGAATCAGTGTTTACTTCAGCGAAGCAAATG GAAACAGATATGTTCCTAGAGCAGTTCTTGTTGATTTGGAACCTGGTACCATGGACTCTGTGCGCTCGGGTCCTTTTGGGCAACTATTTAGACCTGACAACTTCGTATTTGGTCAGTCTGGTGCCGGAAATAACTGGGCCAAAGGTCATTACACGGAAGGAGCTGAACTGGTAGAGAATGTTGTGGATGTCGTAAGAAGAGAGGTGGAAACATGCGATTGTCTACAAGGTTTCCAGTTGACACATTCTCTGGGTGGAGGAACAGGATCTGGCATGGGAACACTGTTGATCAATAAAATCCGGGAAGAATACCCAGACAGGATTATGGTCACATTCTCCGTAATGCCATCGCCAaag GTTTCAGACACCGTTGTTGAGCCATACAATGCAACCTTATCTGTTCATCAGCTTGTTGAAAACACAGACGAGACTTTCTGTATCGACAATGAGGCTCTCTACGACATCTGTTTCAGAACATTGAAGTTGACCACACCCACATATGGAGATTTGAATCACCTTGTGTCCGCTGCAATGTCAGGCATAACAACATGTCTTAGATTTCCAGGACAATTAAATGCAGATTTGAGGAAATTAGCCGTTAATATGGTTCCATTTCCTCGTCTTCATTTCTTCATGCCAGGGTTCGTACCTTTAACATCACGTGGCAGTCAACAGTATCGTGCACTTTCTGTACCGGAACTGACACAACAGATGTTTGATGCTAAGAACATGATGACGGCTTGTGACCCTCGCCATGGAAGATATCTGACCGTTGCTTGTATTTTTAGAGGAAGAATGTCGATGAAGGAGGTTGACGAACAAATGCTTAATATCCAAAACAAAAACAGTTCGTACTTTGTAGAATGGATTCCAAATAATGTCAAAACGGCTGTTTGTGACATTCCACCAAGAGGCTTGAAAATGTCGGCTACTTTTATAGGTAACAGTACAGCAATTCAAGAAATATTCAAGCGAATCTCTGAGCAGTTTACAGCTATGTTTCGCCGTAAAGCTTTTCTTCATTGGTATACTGGTGAAGGGATGGACGAGATGGAATTTACCGAGGCGGAGTCGAATATGAACGATTTAGTTTCTGAATACCAACAGTATCAGGATGCAACAGCAGATGAACAGGACTTTGATGAGGGAGAGGAAGAGGAAGATGgagaaatgtaa
- the LOC143082352 gene encoding tubulin beta-4 chain-like isoform X2, protein MFWEVISDEHGIDPIGEYRGDSDLQLERISVYFSEANGNRYVPRAVLVDLEPGTMDSVRSGPFGQLFRPDNFVFGQSGAGNNWAKGHYTEGAELVENVVDVVRREVETCDCLQGFQLTHSLGGGTGSGMGTLLINKIREEYPDRIMVTFSVMPSPKVSDTVVEPYNATLSVHQLVENTDETFCIDNEALYDICFRTLKLTTPTYGDLNHLVSAAMSGITTCLRFPGQLNADLRKLAVNMVPFPRLHFFMPGFVPLTSRGSQQYRALSVPELTQQMFDAKNMMTACDPRHGRYLTVACIFRGRMSMKEVDEQMLNIQNKNSSYFVEWIPNNVKTAVCDIPPRGLKMSATFIGNSTAIQEIFKRISEQFTAMFRRKAFLHWYTGEGMDEMEFTEAESNMNDLVSEYQQYQDATADEQDFDEGEEEEDGEM, encoded by the exons ATG TTCTGGGAAGTCATTTCAGACGAGCATGGCATAGATCCAATTGGAGAATATCGTGGCGATTCTGATCTACAACTTGAGAGAATCAGTGTTTACTTCAGCGAAGCAAATG GAAACAGATATGTTCCTAGAGCAGTTCTTGTTGATTTGGAACCTGGTACCATGGACTCTGTGCGCTCGGGTCCTTTTGGGCAACTATTTAGACCTGACAACTTCGTATTTGGTCAGTCTGGTGCCGGAAATAACTGGGCCAAAGGTCATTACACGGAAGGAGCTGAACTGGTAGAGAATGTTGTGGATGTCGTAAGAAGAGAGGTGGAAACATGCGATTGTCTACAAGGTTTCCAGTTGACACATTCTCTGGGTGGAGGAACAGGATCTGGCATGGGAACACTGTTGATCAATAAAATCCGGGAAGAATACCCAGACAGGATTATGGTCACATTCTCCGTAATGCCATCGCCAaag GTTTCAGACACCGTTGTTGAGCCATACAATGCAACCTTATCTGTTCATCAGCTTGTTGAAAACACAGACGAGACTTTCTGTATCGACAATGAGGCTCTCTACGACATCTGTTTCAGAACATTGAAGTTGACCACACCCACATATGGAGATTTGAATCACCTTGTGTCCGCTGCAATGTCAGGCATAACAACATGTCTTAGATTTCCAGGACAATTAAATGCAGATTTGAGGAAATTAGCCGTTAATATGGTTCCATTTCCTCGTCTTCATTTCTTCATGCCAGGGTTCGTACCTTTAACATCACGTGGCAGTCAACAGTATCGTGCACTTTCTGTACCGGAACTGACACAACAGATGTTTGATGCTAAGAACATGATGACGGCTTGTGACCCTCGCCATGGAAGATATCTGACCGTTGCTTGTATTTTTAGAGGAAGAATGTCGATGAAGGAGGTTGACGAACAAATGCTTAATATCCAAAACAAAAACAGTTCGTACTTTGTAGAATGGATTCCAAATAATGTCAAAACGGCTGTTTGTGACATTCCACCAAGAGGCTTGAAAATGTCGGCTACTTTTATAGGTAACAGTACAGCAATTCAAGAAATATTCAAGCGAATCTCTGAGCAGTTTACAGCTATGTTTCGCCGTAAAGCTTTTCTTCATTGGTATACTGGTGAAGGGATGGACGAGATGGAATTTACCGAGGCGGAGTCGAATATGAACGATTTAGTTTCTGAATACCAACAGTATCAGGATGCAACAGCAGATGAACAGGACTTTGATGAGGGAGAGGAAGAGGAAGATGgagaaatgtaa
- the LOC143082352 gene encoding tubulin beta-4 chain-like isoform X3: MDSVRSGPFGQLFRPDNFVFGQSGAGNNWAKGHYTEGAELVENVVDVVRREVETCDCLQGFQLTHSLGGGTGSGMGTLLINKIREEYPDRIMVTFSVMPSPKVSDTVVEPYNATLSVHQLVENTDETFCIDNEALYDICFRTLKLTTPTYGDLNHLVSAAMSGITTCLRFPGQLNADLRKLAVNMVPFPRLHFFMPGFVPLTSRGSQQYRALSVPELTQQMFDAKNMMTACDPRHGRYLTVACIFRGRMSMKEVDEQMLNIQNKNSSYFVEWIPNNVKTAVCDIPPRGLKMSATFIGNSTAIQEIFKRISEQFTAMFRRKAFLHWYTGEGMDEMEFTEAESNMNDLVSEYQQYQDATADEQDFDEGEEEEDGEM; this comes from the exons ATGGACTCTGTGCGCTCGGGTCCTTTTGGGCAACTATTTAGACCTGACAACTTCGTATTTGGTCAGTCTGGTGCCGGAAATAACTGGGCCAAAGGTCATTACACGGAAGGAGCTGAACTGGTAGAGAATGTTGTGGATGTCGTAAGAAGAGAGGTGGAAACATGCGATTGTCTACAAGGTTTCCAGTTGACACATTCTCTGGGTGGAGGAACAGGATCTGGCATGGGAACACTGTTGATCAATAAAATCCGGGAAGAATACCCAGACAGGATTATGGTCACATTCTCCGTAATGCCATCGCCAaag GTTTCAGACACCGTTGTTGAGCCATACAATGCAACCTTATCTGTTCATCAGCTTGTTGAAAACACAGACGAGACTTTCTGTATCGACAATGAGGCTCTCTACGACATCTGTTTCAGAACATTGAAGTTGACCACACCCACATATGGAGATTTGAATCACCTTGTGTCCGCTGCAATGTCAGGCATAACAACATGTCTTAGATTTCCAGGACAATTAAATGCAGATTTGAGGAAATTAGCCGTTAATATGGTTCCATTTCCTCGTCTTCATTTCTTCATGCCAGGGTTCGTACCTTTAACATCACGTGGCAGTCAACAGTATCGTGCACTTTCTGTACCGGAACTGACACAACAGATGTTTGATGCTAAGAACATGATGACGGCTTGTGACCCTCGCCATGGAAGATATCTGACCGTTGCTTGTATTTTTAGAGGAAGAATGTCGATGAAGGAGGTTGACGAACAAATGCTTAATATCCAAAACAAAAACAGTTCGTACTTTGTAGAATGGATTCCAAATAATGTCAAAACGGCTGTTTGTGACATTCCACCAAGAGGCTTGAAAATGTCGGCTACTTTTATAGGTAACAGTACAGCAATTCAAGAAATATTCAAGCGAATCTCTGAGCAGTTTACAGCTATGTTTCGCCGTAAAGCTTTTCTTCATTGGTATACTGGTGAAGGGATGGACGAGATGGAATTTACCGAGGCGGAGTCGAATATGAACGATTTAGTTTCTGAATACCAACAGTATCAGGATGCAACAGCAGATGAACAGGACTTTGATGAGGGAGAGGAAGAGGAAGATGgagaaatgtaa